Genomic segment of Synchiropus splendidus isolate RoL2022-P1 chromosome 4, RoL_Sspl_1.0, whole genome shotgun sequence:
CTGGTGGAGATTCTGAACGAAAATGACAACAAACCTTCATTTCTGAATGAGACCATTCAGCCAGTCACCATCAGTGAGGTGCGTCTCAGACTCGCTTCTTCGCTGAAATGCAAGGCTTCCACCACATTGATTCCTTATTCTGCTACAGCTGACAGCAGTAGACTCTGTAGTCATCAACGTGAAGGCCCAGGACGAGGATGGAGACGCCATCTCCTACATCATCGATCAATCTTCGGTCAGATGTAGGACAAGACATATCAAGTCCAGAAGAGCTTCAGTGTTGAGTGTGCTGATACCACATTGTTGTCCACAGCCGGACGCTTCCTTCTTCAGGATCGACCTGCCAAACAGCGGGAATGTGCTTCTGAACAAACCTCTGGACTATGAGACCAAAGCTACACTCAGGCTGAACATCTGGGCCATGGTGGGTGGTTCTCGCCAATGACTTCTTCTGCTCACCGAACCTTCCATCACTACACAGCAAGCCAGAACGTCATTTCACTGTCCAACTGCTTTGTCTGGTCACGCAGGAAGCAAACTCTGTGGAGAAGTACAACATAACAGCGGCGCTAACGGTGAACATTGCGGACGGTGACGATCAGTACCCTCGATTCCTGCCCTGCACACCCCTCGCTCCAGGCGTTCCCGCCTGTGCAAGCCCCACCTACTCTGCCAACATCACCGAGACACAAGAGGTGGAACACAGGCAAcaggaaataataaaaatcgATCGTATCTTTAAGACATGTTTCATACTTAGGGTACCGTTCTGGAATTCTCTCCGGGTCCAGTCAGAGCTGAGGATGGAGACAGAGGCCTGAACACTGCTGTGGTCTACACCATCTTATCAggtcattgaaaaacaaaaatctaataACCCGCCATGCCAGCTCTTCACATGTAACAAGTGCAAACATCTGTGGTGAGCAGGTGATGACCAGGGCAGATTCGCCATCGATAATCAGACCGGCGACATCAGGTTGACCCGAGCAGTCGGTGACAAGGGACAGTCCGCGAACTTCCAGCTGACTGTCATGGTACCATTATTTACATCTCCAGCTCTTCTTCTGACCCTTCACCTGACCTCTCCCAAATCGCAGGCGTCTCAGCTGGACGACTGGCTGAAATACAGCGTGGCCTCTGTGTTAGTCCGAGTTCTCCGCAACAACAAGTTCCCACCTGTGTTCAGAGCAACGACTTACAAAGGTTTCGTGGTCCAGAGCTCCAGCTCGGCAGCCATCGTGTCCAGCTACGGAAACCGGGTTCTTGTGCTCCACGCATATGACCAGGACTTTTCTGATGTGAGGATGAACCTCTGGGTCTGTGTGCAAGACCTGTCATGAGTGATCGTCCATGTCCTGCCACAGGGTGTCAATCCCAACATTCGCTACTCCATTCGTCCGCCGGCCATTGATAGACTGTTCCACATCACACAAAGTGGGGTTCTGATTGCCCGGGCTGACCAGCTACAAGCCTCGAGCAGGAGCGTCCTTCAGGTGTGGAACCAGATAAGAGCCACTGTTCTGTCTCTCTCATGTCCAGAGAAAATACTAAGAAAATACTAATGATTACTGGCCACATTGTTATTCTTATTGAAGAGGTTTGATAGCATCAGTAGTGGACTATGATCTGAAAGCCTCTTGAATGCATTGATATTTTCACTAGACAAAGGGAGAGTACTACATCATCTGTGTATTGAAAGGCAGACCTTGGTTGGctatttaaaaacatgaattgACCGTTCCATTCGGCACAACAATCATGTTAGGAAATATAATGGGTGGCTGAATAAGCAAACTGACAGAGACTGGTTAGCGTAACGCAGTTTGCCTTGGAAAATTCAAAGCGTTTGAGTTTAGGAGGAGGATGGTCTGTTGAAATTGCATTTCTCATGTTCGTTTTGTAAACAGGACGAGAGGAATGAGGGCTGTATTGAATGACCTGGAATAACAGAGGATCAACCGACTGCTAGTGCTCACCGTGTGGTTTTGTTTGCTGTGACTTTGGgcagtttttgtttctttaattCTGAACATTCTTGCCTCAGCAACAGGAAGTAGCTAACACAGCAGTTAGCTGAGTAAATGACAGCCATCTTACTGTTAAACATCTTGCCGttcaatgttttattaaatCCCTAGTCCCCAAACTGATGAACAAAACGCATCTTTTTGAGGCCAAGATTGGCTTTTTGCCAATAGGTGAATGGAGGACCATTGTGGAAGCGTCTGCAATCATCATTTGCTAAATGGTGAACTTAACTGCATCATAAATCTGCAGGTCATTGCCAGAGATGAAGAATCCGGAGAAGAAGTTTCCGCATCAGTGGACGTCGAAGTCCTTCAGCAAGGACAAGCAGGTGATGACTCTCACTCATCTTCAGTGAGAAACCCAGGCTGTCCTCACAGAGAGGGGGAGGCACGTGAGGCTGGAGGGATCATCACTGTGTTAAAACCATTTTCACATGGAAGGACGAGTGTAGCTACATTATTTACTTCTGTGGGTCCTTTTACGAAGAAGCATATTTACTAACAAAAAACGTCTTAATAAATCAAGTAGTTCTTGTGTTGCGTACAAGTCAAATAGTTCAGAAAATCCTTACAGTTCATTTTGTAGTGGGCTGTCATTTTAGTAAAAAATGTTGCTGCTATTTTGGGAAGTACTCTGGAAGGCATTTGTTATCTGCAGTCCCCGGTGGTACGTTCATGATGGATTCGTTTTTCATGGACGTCGACATCAAACTGGTCGGATTCATCGCTATCGTGGTCCTGTTGTTGTTTCTCTGCGCTCTTCTGTTCCTGTTTCTACGAACTGCTGGGAAACAACCGCAGCCAGATGTTGCTGAAGCAGAGAGTCCAGGAAAACGGCGCGAGGTACGACAGTGACGACAGTGAGTCGCACGGGAATCTTTACGCTCATCCACTTGTCATGCGCAGGTCACTTCAGGTCAGACGGCCTTCAAGAGATCATCCTTCGGTGACATGTCAACACACGAGTACGAGTCCTCGGCCAGTTTTCACGGCCGTCATGGGATCTACACTAGGAGACAGTCGTACCTTCCTCCTCCCTCGACATCATCCACGTTCGTCATCATGGACCGTGAGGATAACTGCGACTCTCCCAGCGGTCCTTTCCCTGTTCTGGAAGATTTCCAGGCTGAAAAAGATGAGCTGGAAGCCGACGAGGGAAACCACGGGGGCGCTGGTTTAACCGACTTGGGACATTCAAAACCAGAGGAGAACAATTGAAACGGTTGCCAGAGAAAAGGGAAGAGATGTGTGATGACATCGTCTGAAGAGAGTTGACACATCTTAGATGTCCAAATAACTGAAGAGTCTGTTGTTGCTTTGTGACGTTTTGCTGCAAATGTTACCATCGcactttcaaataaaaaaaacagatgtggACCAGCAGACAGTGTTTTTGCAAACAAATGGTATTTACCCACCAGACAGCACAAGCACAAGCAGGTTCTGTGACTGTAGTCGCCTTGTCTCGGGAAAGCGAACCACTTCGATCCATTCAGCTCATACTCAGGTTCATGGCGTCCCCAGACTTCATGAAGGTTCCAGGCTGCCTTTAGTGTCTCGGGGAACAGACTTCCTGCACTGCTGTGCTCTGCACATACGCTTTTGATGTTCTACGTTTTGATGCTCCAGTTTTCGTGTGATCATCAAACACTGTGGAGGAGACCCAAAGTACACGTAGTTGAACTACAGTTTGGTGCAACTTGCTACGACACAAAGACATGATGGCTGACAATTTTAGCTGTAGTTCTACTACTACATTTTTTCCAGGGGCAGAAATGTGGCGTTCAAACAACTGCCAGGCTGAACTACAATGGTTCTTTATTTCCCCCAAGGCAATATACTCACTGCAGAGAAATGAAGTGGCAGCTCTCCAAAATGTGCGTGTAGTTTTACAAGCCACTCTTGACAAGCTGCTTCCCCACACTAGAGACTCGCCCAACACTAAAAAGTGGAAATTTGTAGCCTGCAAGCCTTAGCTAAACACACAGTTCTTATTCGGTCCCTTTCTgagtttccctttcttcttgttTCTTCCACTGTTTGAGTACAGATGGAGTTGTACAGAACCCAGAGCTTTGTTGGGGGAGAAGCTATATGACTTGTTGCTGCTGGAAGTGAGCACTGcacattcaattatttcagtTCCTGGTGGTGTTCCATGCTCGCTGCTCTGCCTCTCGCACAGACAACAGACTCGAAGGGTgtttccaaaatgaaaaaaatggaggaagTGAACAACAGGGGAATAAGAGTTTGAAACGTTCTGGTGAGCCAAGGTTTTCAATCACAGAGTGTAGCTgaagcgcctcctgctggacgCGTAGAAGCATTACCGGCAGATAGTAATGGCAGCCCAAGGTGAGACTCTTGTTACCATGGGGACGAGGTAGCGCCATGTCAAACCGGAAACTCCTTGTTTGTATTCGAGTTCAAACgtattcacaataaaaaaaaaaaaatgtaaaacagcgACTTTAGCTGCtgcaactgctgctgtttttctttaatcGGAGTGAATCTTTGTCATTTCTCATTCATGCTTGAGTATAATACTTCATCTTGCAAAACGGAACGCTTAATTTCCTTGAAGATCTAAAAGGAACAAGTTAAGTTTCCGTGGATAGTGTGTTGCCCTGTgccctttaaaataaaaatcgtCACTCAATAATGAGTTGGTTTGATTACAACCCTGTTTTTGGCGCTTTTATGCGTATTTCCGTGAAGCTGAGTTAAGCATTAGAAATTAAAtgatcataatatatatattctgacaGAACCTGTATGGAATAAGTTTGTTGCTGTAGAAATGTTGATGCTATATTTTCTTTATCGCTGAGTTTCATCACAAAGTGAGATGACTCTGAAGTCTTCAAgatattaaaatgttattttccaaTTGCATGAGGAAATGTATTGTCACAGCAGTGCCACAAACCATTTTAgatgaatgtgaatgtttttgcaCCGCCCAAATcgatagaaaaataaaaatgatcaaagaaaataaagataTGTGTTGTCAGACTACACTGAACATGAACTTATGAAAACATTATAATTGAGAAATGAactaataaaattaaaatgcaattaATAAATGTGTCTCATTATCTGAATAACAGTTTTAACTAATAATAAAGATGTGATTTGCGTTGAGTCGTTTGGGCGTTTTATTCTGACCACACGTATCTCACAGGAAGTAGCGCCTACGCTAACCTCCCTGGTGGCGACGGCACTGTTCCCCAGCGAAGTCGACCAGCGGGAGGATCCAAACTAAATCCGGAGCCGAACCAGGTGAGATTCCTTCCCTAACCCATGACACTTTGTATCACATTCGCGCTTCATGACGAGATTGCCACCGTGTTAAACTAGCGTTAAATCGGATTGTGTGACTCCGTCTAGACAAACTTCTTCGGCAACATGTTCCCTTTTGTAGACGTTATATTTACACGGACGCTTTCTGTTTCCTTATATTATGATACCGTTCGTGTTTGTTTGCGAAACTCACAGGCTTTTGcgtaaaaacatttgaaataaacagccgacaccaacactttaaaagccGACTTTAGATTAGCGGTAATGATTCCATTTTAAAGTATTTATATACCCACTTCAAAAGGTGACACCCTTTTTCCTTTCAATATTACTTTTTATGCTTATtcatgatataaaaaaaatgtgcttatcattttttttcGCCAAAAGCTGTGTTTAATAATTAACTAGTAATTAAGTCAAACGTATGTGATAGCACTTCTTTATTCCACTTCCCTTCCTTTCTTGTTGTTTTACAGCATGAAAAGTGTGCATAGTTCTTTTTATTGACTATACGATTTCATTTGTCCTGTTATTGTGTTGGTATAAAGTCTGTCTTGATCATCCTTGTCTCACCACATCCGCGTCCTGCCTCTGACCGGCTCCCCCTAActattcctcctcctccggctcTACTCCAGGTCTCCTCTTGTGTCATGCCAAATGAGTGCACAGCCGCGGCGTATCCGCTTGAAGCCCTGGCTtctggctcaggtgaacagCGGCCGGTATCCTGGTTTGCACTGGCTCACGCCGGACCACCGTCTCTTCCAGATCCCCTGGAAGCACGCCACCCGGCACATGCCGACCTCAGATGAGGAAAACACAATATTCAAGGTTCTGAACACTTTGTTGTTTCTCATACTTTTCGACAAACAAATTTGTGTGTCTCACTGCAACATTTGAAAAGTTCAGGTCCAGTCCAGGGTGGTTTGGCATCCGTCCAAGTTGGATTATTGGGTTATGTGATGTGTGAAGGTCGATAAGGTGGCTGACAGTTGGCAAACCTTTTCACTAAAGTTGTTGGACAGCACTGGAGGTGAAGGTTCTACTCTGCTCATAACTCATGCAAAGTAGTGAAGGTGGTTTGTGCACCTACGAGGTAAAAGGTCATGGTTCCCCTCAGATGTATGGGAGGTAACAGTGAGAACATGCTGTGATAACTTTACCATATATGAATAgttagagctgagccaggagacaaaATAAGTGGTCAAAACCGGCCAGATGGCAGGTCTTTCAGGCTCCGACAGACCAGGTCGTAGTTACGGAGGACATCCGAAATATGATAGAAGACTCATGATGGGCTCTAGAAGTGTCCTGACAGGGAGATGACCAGGATGGTGTTTggagtcaaaataaaatcatgaaaattGTGTGTGGTTCTTTACACGGCTATCAAATCTGGGAAAAGTCCCTTGTCGTGATCAGATCAAATGAGAAGTTGTTTGCCCATTTTCACTACAGTCAGCGACCCTCTGTGTCATGGGAACCTCTtgggaaaatgtgtttaaaagtgaaaacatccattcatctgttgCTTTCAGCTCCCTGTTGTAATAAAGAGCAGCAAGCAGTCTGGCTGGTGGATCAAATGAGAAGTTTCACTACCGCAAAACTTCTCGTTCAGCTTTTCACTTGTGATTTGGTCACATCCTGTTTAAACGTCTCACTTCTCCTTTTGCTCAGTTGTATTGATGTGAAGTGTCAGTCGTCTAAACTGGGCTCCCTGCTCTTCAGGCTTGGGCTCTGGAGACGGGTAGATATCAGGAAGGCGTGGATGAACCTGACCCCGCCAAGTGGAAGGCCAACCTCCGCGTTGCCCTCAACAAGAGTCGAGAGTTCCAGCTCAAATATGACGGCACCAAAGAAACACCGCTGCAGCCGTACAAGATCTACGAGGTGTGCGAGCAGCAAGCGAGCACAGGTGAGTGCAACGGCACAAACACGACTGTGACAAACCCACTCTGACACGTGTGTTTCCGTttcagatgctgctgaagaggaCAAAGACgaggtgagacacacacacaggctcctAAAGCACCCAGATTGCTCACTAACAGTTTGAATTGGCCCTCTCCTAGATGCCCAACTTCATGGATCTCAGCATAAGTGAGTATAGACATCAATGTTCCCATGGCAACAGTGGTGATGTCATCTATAAGTCCCTTTAAACACCTGAAGGCACCCGCATGATCTGATCTCTGGTGACCTGCAGCGTCAAGGCAAGAAAGATGGGGGTTCAAATCCAACTTGAGGAAACTTGGATGCTTTCCTCTGTGTGTTTGgatactccagtttcctcccactgaccaAATACAAAAGAAAACGGATAACTCCAACTATTctagttgtgtt
This window contains:
- the cdhr5-rs gene encoding cadherin-related family member 5 isoform X1: MTMRLCRFLLLQVALKWSYNAVKASLCLGGSDIFASVAENSPMGHVVANISINGYPAAAAVRLCLNGKDADWFFLEDRTVRLNSSDVRVLDREVLGTILIAELTCYENNIRQCQYRILVEILNENDNKPSFLNETIQPVTISELTAVDSVVINVKAQDEDGDAISYIIDQSSPDASFFRIDLPNSGNVLLNKPLDYETKATLRLNIWAMEANSVEKYNITAALTVNIADGDDQYPRFLPCTPLAPGVPACASPTYSANITETQEGTVLEFSPGPVRAEDGDRGLNTAVVYTILSGDDQGRFAIDNQTGDIRLTRAVGDKGQSANFQLTVMVPLFTSPALLLTLHLTSPKSQASQLDDWLKYSVASVLVRVLRNNKFPPVFRATTYKGFVVQSSSSAAIVSSYGNRVLVLHAYDQDFSDGVNPNIRYSIRPPAIDRLFHITQSGVLIARADQLQASSRSVLQVIARDEESGEEVSASVDVEVLQQGQAVPGGTFMMDSFFMDVDIKLVGFIAIVVLLLFLCALLFLFLRTAGKQPQPDVAEAESPGKRREVTSGQTAFKRSSFGDMSTHEYESSASFHGRHGIYTRRQSYLPPPSTSSTFVIMDREDNCDSPSGPFPVLEDFQAEKDELEADEGNHGGAGLTDLGHSKPEENN
- the cdhr5-rs gene encoding cadherin-related family member 5 isoform X2; translated protein: MTMRLCRFLLLQVALKWSYNAVKASLCLGGSDIFASVAENSPMGHVVANISINGYPAAAAVRLCLNGKDADWFFLEDRTVRLNSSDVRVLDREVLGTILIAELTCYENNIRQCQYRILVEILNENDNKPSFLNETIQPVTISELTAVDSVVINVKAQDEDGDAISYIIDQSSPDASFFRIDLPNSGNVLLNKPLDYETKATLRLNIWAMEANSVEKYNITAALTVNIADGDDQYPRFLPCTPLAPGVPACASPTYSANITETQEGTVLEFSPGPVRAEDGDRGLNTAVVYTILSGDDQGRFAIDNQTGDIRLTRAVGDKGQSANFQLTVMASQLDDWLKYSVASVLVRVLRNNKFPPVFRATTYKGFVVQSSSSAAIVSSYGNRVLVLHAYDQDFSDGVNPNIRYSIRPPAIDRLFHITQSGVLIARADQLQASSRSVLQVIARDEESGEEVSASVDVEVLQQGQAVPGGTFMMDSFFMDVDIKLVGFIAIVVLLLFLCALLFLFLRTAGKQPQPDVAEAESPGKRREVTSGQTAFKRSSFGDMSTHEYESSASFHGRHGIYTRRQSYLPPPSTSSTFVIMDREDNCDSPSGPFPVLEDFQAEKDELEADEGNHGGAGLTDLGHSKPEENN